A genomic region of Blattabacterium cuenoti contains the following coding sequences:
- the purH gene encoding bifunctional phosphoribosylaminoimidazolecarboxamide formyltransferase/IMP cyclohydrolase, whose product MKRALISVYDKNEKLFNFVSFLYKKGYQIVSTGGTYQYFLKKGLSNIIEVSDLTSFPEILDGRVKTIHSNIYVGILANRSVEKHMKSVHSHNIHLIDIVLVNFYPFFEKIHQKSINTNSLIEFIDIGGPSMLRAAAKNFLYVTAITDNNDYELVQYEIEHYGFPSLKLRKRLAGKAFNFTSAYDSAISQSLLDDKFPIYLHSSYEKKMNLRYGENPHQKAAYYVNTIHKGSMQNLYQLHGKKLSFNNLRDMDIAWKIVTQFSEPACCTVKHSSPCGVALGKNIIEAFQKTYYADSISSFGGIMAVNVPITKELAKEINQIFLEVVISPSYETDVLNILKTKKNLRIIKISSPISDKLEYVQIDGGILVQESDYFSPYDSNYKIMTKKEFSNQELKSLFFAQKVVKYVKSNAIVVAKGTQTLGISGGQTNRIWAARQAIERALEKSKEGLVLVSDAFFPFRDVVDEAARYGGIRAILQPGGSIRDEESVKACDDHGIAMAFTGKRHFKH is encoded by the coding sequence ATGAAAAGAGCTTTGATTAGTGTTTATGATAAAAATGAAAAATTATTTAATTTTGTTAGTTTCTTATATAAAAAAGGATATCAAATAGTTTCTACTGGAGGGACTTACCAATATTTTCTTAAAAAAGGATTATCAAATATAATAGAGGTTTCTGATTTAACTTCTTTTCCTGAAATTTTAGATGGAAGAGTAAAAACCATTCATTCTAATATATATGTAGGTATTTTGGCTAATCGTTCCGTTGAAAAACATATGAAATCTGTTCATTCTCATAATATTCATCTTATTGATATTGTGTTGGTCAATTTTTATCCATTTTTTGAAAAAATACATCAAAAATCTATCAATACTAATTCATTAATAGAATTTATTGATATTGGTGGACCATCCATGCTGCGAGCAGCTGCTAAAAATTTTTTATATGTAACCGCTATTACAGATAATAATGATTATGAACTAGTTCAATATGAAATTGAACATTATGGATTCCCTTCATTAAAATTAAGAAAAAGATTAGCAGGAAAAGCGTTTAATTTTACTTCGGCTTACGATTCTGCTATTTCACAATCTCTTTTAGATGATAAATTTCCTATTTATTTACACTCTTCTTATGAAAAAAAAATGAATCTACGATATGGGGAAAATCCTCATCAAAAAGCAGCTTATTATGTTAATACAATTCATAAAGGATCAATGCAAAATCTTTATCAATTACATGGTAAAAAGCTATCATTTAACAATTTAAGAGATATGGATATAGCGTGGAAAATTGTTACTCAATTTTCTGAACCTGCTTGTTGTACGGTTAAACATTCCTCCCCTTGTGGAGTGGCGTTAGGAAAAAATATTATTGAGGCATTTCAAAAAACTTATTACGCTGACAGTATTTCATCTTTTGGAGGAATAATGGCTGTTAATGTCCCAATTACAAAAGAATTAGCAAAAGAGATTAATCAAATTTTTTTAGAAGTAGTGATTTCTCCTAGTTACGAAACAGATGTGTTGAATATTTTAAAAACAAAAAAAAATCTTAGAATTATTAAAATTAGTTCCCCCATTTCAGATAAATTAGAATATGTGCAAATAGACGGAGGAATTTTAGTACAAGAATCAGATTATTTTTCCCCTTATGATAGTAATTACAAAATAATGACTAAAAAAGAATTTAGTAATCAAGAATTAAAATCTTTATTTTTCGCTCAAAAAGTGGTAAAATATGTTAAATCTAATGCTATTGTTGTGGCTAAAGGGACGCAAACTTTAGGTATTTCTGGAGGTCAAACTAATAGAATTTGGGCCGCTCGTCAAGCTATAGAAAGAGCTTTAGAAAAAAGTAAAGAAGGATTAGTTCTTGTATCTGATGCTTTTTTTCCTTTTCGAGATGTTGTAGATGAAGCAGCTCGTTATGGTGGAATACGTGCTATTCTTCAACCAGGTGGATCTATCCGTGATGAAGAATCTGTTAAAGCTTGTGATGATCATGGGATAGCAATGGCTTTTACTGGAAAAAGACATTTTAAACATTAA
- the purM gene encoding phosphoribosylformylglycinamidine cyclo-ligase: protein MKVKKSNMIICKISNILEKTYNNKVMSTLDHFASFYRIYECGYKEPILVSGVDGVGTKLRLAIAFKKYGVIGEDCFAMCANDVLCHGALPLFFLDYLACGKLDSSIVEKIVQGIAISCKKTNTCLIGGETSEMPGIYKKNDYDIAGFCVGIVEKNNLVDGKKLIKNGDILIGLPSSGIHSNGFSVIRNIFSAEDFMKSFQEKPFYETLLIPTKIYHYPIHALLKEFIIHGLAHITGGGISENLYRIIPENLSAVVEKKKIPIQPVFNYIKKRGNLSEYKMWNTFNMGVGMIIVVSFQDKYSILDKLHFLGEKPFIFGTIVKGNKKVFLK, encoded by the coding sequence ATGAAAGTGAAAAAAAGTAACATGATTATATGCAAAATTAGTAATATTTTAGAAAAAACTTATAATAACAAGGTAATGAGTACGTTAGATCATTTTGCTTCTTTTTATAGAATATATGAATGTGGATATAAGGAGCCTATTTTGGTATCTGGAGTAGATGGAGTTGGAACAAAGTTACGTTTGGCTATCGCCTTCAAAAAATATGGTGTAATTGGAGAAGATTGTTTTGCCATGTGTGCAAATGATGTTTTATGTCATGGAGCTCTTCCTTTATTTTTTTTAGATTATTTAGCTTGTGGTAAACTAGATTCTAGTATTGTAGAAAAAATTGTACAAGGAATAGCTATTTCTTGCAAAAAAACAAACACCTGTCTGATTGGAGGGGAAACATCGGAAATGCCTGGAATTTACAAAAAAAATGATTATGATATAGCCGGATTTTGTGTAGGTATTGTAGAAAAAAATAATCTTGTAGATGGAAAAAAATTAATTAAAAATGGAGATATTTTAATAGGACTTCCTTCATCAGGTATACATAGTAATGGTTTTTCTGTAATTAGAAATATTTTTTCTGCAGAAGATTTTATGAAATCTTTTCAAGAAAAACCGTTTTATGAAACGCTTTTAATTCCAACTAAAATTTATCATTATCCCATTCATGCTTTATTAAAAGAGTTTATAATCCACGGATTAGCTCATATTACTGGAGGAGGAATATCAGAGAATTTATATCGAATTATTCCAGAAAATTTATCAGCTGTAGTGGAAAAAAAAAAAATTCCTATTCAACCTGTTTTCAATTATATTAAAAAAAGAGGAAATCTATCAGAATATAAAATGTGGAATACTTTTAATATGGGAGTAGGAATGATTATAGTAGTATCTTTTCAAGATAAATATTCTATTTTGGATAAACTTCATTTTTTAGGAGAAAAACCTTTTATTTTTGGAACTATTGTGAAAGGAAATAAAAAAGTATTTTTAAAATAA
- a CDS encoding formyltransferase family protein has product MKKIAILVSGKGTNMKHILHAIQNKIIYNSMVNLVISDRWCSAIQYALKVNITVFSFIRTNKKFLFREIDNILVRYIPDIIVLSGFLSILDAEFCEKWFNKVINIHPSLLPKYGGKGMYGIKVHKKVIKNKEKISGATVHYVTKNVDLGDVILKKKCKIDPEETPISLSKKISMIEKEILIQSINKLLYNIKDIK; this is encoded by the coding sequence ATGAAAAAAATAGCTATTTTAGTTTCTGGAAAGGGGACCAATATGAAGCATATTTTACATGCAATTCAAAATAAGATTATTTATAATTCAATGGTTAATTTAGTAATTTCTGATAGATGGTGTAGTGCAATTCAATATGCATTGAAAGTAAATATAACAGTATTTTCTTTCATAAGAACTAATAAAAAATTTCTTTTTAGAGAAATAGACAATATACTTGTAAGATACATTCCAGATATTATAGTTCTTTCAGGGTTTCTTTCTATACTTGATGCAGAATTTTGTGAAAAATGGTTTAATAAAGTTATAAATATTCATCCTTCCCTATTACCTAAATATGGTGGAAAAGGAATGTATGGGATAAAAGTCCATAAAAAAGTTATAAAAAATAAGGAAAAAATATCAGGAGCTACAGTTCACTATGTTACAAAAAACGTGGATTTAGGAGATGTTATTTTAAAAAAAAAATGTAAAATTGATCCAGAGGAGACTCCAATCTCTTTATCTAAAAAAATATCTATGATAGAAAAAGAAATATTAATTCAATCTATTAACAAACTTTTATATAATATAAAAGATATAAAATAA
- the purC gene encoding phosphoribosylaminoimidazolesuccinocarboxamide synthase, which translates to MNCIIKKNILSEGKTKKIYTTNNSLEVLIHHKDCITALNGLKKNFLQDKGVLNNEITTLIFNFLNSCGIKTHFIRKINNREQLCHKVDMIPLEFVIRNIVAGSMSKRLGIKEGINLYNPIFEIFYKNDKLKDPLINDHHAVFLKILSYEELNTIYGITLKINHIIKKYFSDKNIILVDFKIEFGKNHKNEILLSDEISPDTCRFWDKKTMKKLDKDSFRMGLKEEVFDIYMEILKRLNVS; encoded by the coding sequence ATGAATTGCATAATTAAAAAAAATATTTTATCAGAAGGAAAAACAAAAAAAATATATACTACTAATAACTCACTTGAAGTATTAATTCATCATAAAGATTGTATAACCGCTTTGAATGGATTGAAAAAAAATTTTTTACAAGACAAAGGAGTTTTAAATAATGAAATTACTACATTAATTTTTAATTTTTTAAATTCTTGTGGAATTAAAACTCATTTTATACGAAAAATAAACAACAGAGAGCAATTATGTCATAAAGTAGATATGATCCCTTTAGAATTTGTAATTCGTAATATTGTTGCGGGAAGTATGTCTAAACGTTTAGGAATTAAAGAAGGAATTAATCTGTATAATCCTATTTTTGAAATTTTTTATAAAAATGATAAATTAAAAGACCCCTTAATTAATGATCATCATGCTGTGTTCTTAAAAATTCTTTCTTATGAAGAATTAAATACTATTTATGGCATAACATTGAAAATAAACCATATTATAAAAAAATATTTTTCAGATAAAAATATTATATTGGTAGATTTTAAAATAGAATTTGGAAAAAATCATAAAAATGAAATTCTACTTTCAGATGAAATCAGTCCAGATACTTGTCGTTTTTGGGATAAAAAAACAATGAAAAAATTGGATAAAGATTCATTTAGAATGGGATTGAAAGAAGAAGTATTTGACATTTACATGGAAATATTAAAAAGGTTAAATGTAAGTTAA
- the purF gene encoding amidophosphoribosyltransferase produces MISQLIPYILKNNYFDKFHDECGVFGIYSPYKVDTFSLIQFGLFALQHRGQEACGFSVLRDGFIISHKSEGLVLDFFRKISNSECYHGNAVIGHTRYSTEGGQSQKNIQPFFGENSYGKSTISIVHNGNLINAKPIRKELESKGINFISEYSDSEVILRLIQKYLPESDNSLEKAIQKTTIDIKGAYSVIVLMDNKMAAFRDPNGIRPLCYGMLNEETYIFSSETCGIDSVGGFYVRDLFPGEIIIVDKKSIQFSLLTEKKNTKKRICSFEYIYFSRPDSLIENVNVYKIREKSGEKLYEQHPIEADVVIGVPDSGVPASIGYSKASGIPFKPILVKNKYIGRSFILPQQDMREKMVNLKLNPILDEIKGKRIVIIDDSIVRGTTSRRLVYILRKAGAKEIHFRSASPPIIGPCYLGVDTPSKKDLISYNHFDKKSIEKILNVDSLEFLSMDNFIDILGSIHYCFGCFTGNYPVKKN; encoded by the coding sequence ATGATATCTCAATTAATCCCTTATATTCTGAAAAATAATTATTTTGATAAATTTCATGATGAATGTGGTGTTTTTGGGATTTATTCTCCTTATAAGGTAGATACCTTTTCTTTAATTCAATTTGGATTATTCGCATTACAGCATAGAGGACAAGAAGCTTGTGGATTTTCTGTTTTACGAGATGGGTTTATTATATCACATAAGAGCGAAGGACTTGTTTTAGATTTTTTTAGAAAAATTTCTAATTCTGAATGTTACCATGGGAATGCTGTAATTGGACATACTCGTTATTCTACAGAAGGAGGACAAAGTCAAAAAAATATTCAACCTTTTTTTGGAGAAAATTCCTATGGAAAGAGTACTATATCTATAGTACATAATGGAAATTTAATCAATGCGAAACCCATTCGTAAAGAATTGGAATCCAAAGGAATAAATTTTATATCTGAATACTCAGATTCCGAAGTTATTTTACGTTTAATACAAAAATATTTACCAGAATCTGATAATAGTTTAGAAAAAGCTATTCAAAAAACAACTATTGATATTAAAGGAGCTTATTCTGTGATTGTTCTTATGGATAATAAGATGGCTGCATTTAGAGATCCAAACGGAATACGTCCTTTATGTTATGGAATGTTGAATGAAGAAACTTATATATTTAGTTCTGAAACTTGTGGAATTGATTCTGTTGGTGGGTTTTACGTTAGAGATTTATTTCCAGGAGAAATTATAATTGTCGATAAAAAATCAATTCAATTTTCTCTCCTTACAGAAAAAAAAAATACAAAAAAAAGAATATGTTCTTTTGAATATATTTATTTTTCTCGTCCTGATTCTTTAATTGAAAATGTCAATGTTTATAAAATTCGTGAAAAAAGTGGAGAAAAACTTTATGAACAACATCCTATAGAAGCCGATGTAGTTATTGGAGTTCCAGATTCTGGAGTTCCAGCTTCTATTGGATATTCTAAAGCTTCTGGTATACCTTTTAAGCCAATTTTAGTTAAAAATAAATATATTGGGAGATCTTTTATTCTACCCCAACAGGATATGCGTGAGAAAATGGTAAACTTAAAATTAAATCCTATATTAGATGAAATAAAAGGAAAACGGATTGTTATTATTGATGATTCTATAGTTCGTGGAACTACCAGTCGTAGATTAGTTTATATTTTAAGAAAAGCAGGAGCTAAAGAAATTCATTTTAGAAGTGCTTCTCCTCCTATTATAGGCCCATGTTATTTAGGAGTAGATACTCCAAGTAAAAAAGATCTTATATCATACAATCATTTTGATAAAAAAAGTATAGAAAAAATTCTAAATGTAGATAGTTTAGAATTTTTAAGTATGGATAATTTTATAGATATTCTTGGAAGTATTCATTATTGTTTTGGTTGTTTTACCGGAAATTATCCAGTTAAAAAAAACTGA
- the purE gene encoding 5-(carboxyamino)imidazole ribonucleotide mutase translates to MKVAIFFGSISDKSIMKIIAEIFKQFNISYKSYVISAHRLPDILSNTIKKIESEGTDVIIAGAGLSAHLPGFISSKTILPVIGIPIHCNNNYGTLGGIDALLSMVQMPKDVPVATVGINNSYNAALFAIHILSIKYQDIRKLLLKFRIKKKEKLITEIKQNLLP, encoded by the coding sequence ATGAAAGTGGCTATATTTTTTGGAAGTATTTCTGACAAATCAATTATGAAAATAATAGCGGAAATATTCAAACAATTTAACATAAGTTATAAATCTTATGTAATTTCCGCACACAGATTACCAGATATTTTATCAAATACTATAAAAAAAATAGAATCTGAAGGAACAGATGTTATTATTGCAGGAGCTGGATTATCCGCTCATTTACCTGGATTTATTTCTTCTAAAACAATACTGCCTGTCATAGGAATCCCAATTCATTGCAATAATAATTATGGAACTTTAGGAGGAATAGATGCTCTTTTATCTATGGTACAAATGCCGAAAGATGTTCCCGTTGCTACAGTAGGAATAAATAATTCCTATAATGCAGCTTTATTTGCTATTCATATTTTATCTATAAAATATCAAGATATAAGAAAATTATTGCTAAAATTCAGAATAAAAAAAAAGGAGAAATTGATAACTGAAATCAAGCAAAACTTATTACCATGA